A single region of the Chryseobacterium culicis genome encodes:
- a CDS encoding iron ABC transporter permease: MSKRFKILCLLFVIAIIASAVINLNTGFLHLSFQDFFQDSAHNQIAEIRINRVLVMMLAGISIPTSGFLMQEYFQNPLAGPDILGITSVASLSVAFYIFFSHNIFLPEFLQNSFLSLSAIGGSLLLMLILLSMSNRFQDKSYLIIFGFLVSAFAGAIVSLLQFYAENQSLKNYILWSFGANNMVTRNQIYILLILVSMGMFICFRAIKPLIGNSLGNSYAQSLGVNLKQLKLLIIVASSLLSASVTAFLGPILFIGIIVPHFCRLVYNPSKLWQQWILNMFLGMLIMLFFSVIAEKTQIPLNVISSVFGIPVILMMLLKQNKV; the protein is encoded by the coding sequence ATGTCAAAAAGATTTAAAATCCTGTGTTTATTATTCGTGATTGCCATTATTGCAAGCGCTGTCATTAATCTGAACACAGGATTTTTACATTTAAGCTTCCAGGATTTCTTTCAAGACTCTGCTCATAATCAAATTGCAGAAATCCGTATCAACCGTGTTCTGGTTATGATGCTGGCCGGAATTTCAATTCCTACCTCAGGTTTTCTGATGCAGGAATATTTTCAAAATCCGCTGGCAGGACCTGATATATTAGGAATCACTTCGGTTGCCAGTTTATCGGTTGCCTTTTACATTTTCTTTTCCCATAACATTTTCCTTCCTGAATTTTTACAGAATAGTTTTCTCAGCTTATCAGCTATTGGAGGAAGCTTACTATTAATGTTGATACTGCTCTCAATGTCAAATAGGTTTCAGGACAAATCGTATCTTATTATTTTCGGATTTCTGGTTTCAGCTTTTGCCGGAGCAATTGTTTCTCTCCTTCAGTTTTATGCAGAAAACCAAAGTCTGAAAAACTATATTTTATGGTCTTTCGGAGCGAATAATATGGTAACGAGAAATCAGATTTATATACTGCTTATATTGGTTTCAATGGGAATGTTTATTTGTTTCAGGGCTATAAAACCACTTATTGGAAATTCTCTAGGCAATTCCTATGCACAAAGTTTAGGAGTAAATCTGAAACAGCTGAAACTCTTAATAATAGTAGCCTCTTCCCTACTTTCAGCTTCTGTTACGGCATTTTTAGGCCCTATTTTATTTATCGGAATTATTGTTCCTCACTTCTGCAGACTCGTTTATAATCCTTCAAAATTATGGCAGCAATGGATTCTTAATATGTTTTTGGGAATGCTAATTATGTTATTCTTCTCGGTCATTGCGGAGAAAACACAGATCCCTTTGAATGTGATAAGCTCTGTATTCGGTATTCCTGTGATTCTGATGATGCTTTTAAAGCAGAATAAGGTTTAG
- a CDS encoding TlpA family protein disulfide reductase translates to MKKIILSTLLLTALYSCKKEGQKTENTAAADSVSVSQNTENEGSTAIPKEFSPENVSQHLAKNNDTLYVTNFFATWCGPCMREIPSFKSKMEELKGKPVKFTFVNLDEKADWEGAVKNFATEQKLGGNIILLDGQKLDQNFFHNNFKQWDGGSIPFTFMRKGDKTDEYLGMMTEDVLNSKIDSFLK, encoded by the coding sequence ATGAAGAAGATAATTTTATCCACGTTACTTCTTACTGCATTGTACAGCTGTAAAAAAGAAGGTCAGAAAACTGAAAACACTGCAGCTGCAGACTCTGTTTCCGTATCTCAAAATACAGAAAATGAAGGAAGTACAGCCATTCCCAAAGAATTTTCTCCTGAAAATGTAAGCCAGCATTTAGCAAAAAACAATGATACTTTATATGTAACCAATTTTTTTGCCACCTGGTGCGGTCCATGTATGAGAGAGATTCCAAGTTTTAAAAGTAAAATGGAAGAATTAAAAGGAAAGCCTGTAAAGTTCACTTTTGTAAATCTTGATGAAAAGGCAGATTGGGAAGGTGCTGTTAAAAACTTTGCTACTGAACAAAAATTGGGAGGAAACATTATCTTACTGGATGGACAAAAATTGGATCAAAACTTTTTCCATAATAACTTCAAGCAATGGGACGGAGGTTCTATTCCTTTTACTTTCATGAGAAAAGGAGATAAAACCGATGAATATCTGGGAATGATGACAGAAGATGTATTGAATTCAAAAATCGATTCTTTCCTAAAATAA
- a CDS encoding vancomycin high temperature exclusion protein — MICFCNVWVFGLTNGRTYTKISKIPPREIALVLGTSPKMRSGKSNPYFTKRMDAAALLYHHGKIKKIIVSGEKSKGYNEPGAMKNYLVNQEGVPEDIIVEDPKGFNTYKSILRCKDVYKKKNVIIVSQGYHNLRALFFARNNDMNALGFDAQDVTKPESFYRNQTREILARVIAVVYFILGVSPD, encoded by the coding sequence ATGATATGTTTCTGTAATGTGTGGGTTTTCGGGCTTACCAACGGGCGAACCTATACTAAAATCTCAAAAATTCCCCCAAGAGAAATAGCACTCGTTCTGGGCACATCTCCAAAAATGAGATCCGGAAAATCGAATCCTTATTTCACGAAAAGAATGGATGCCGCTGCACTTCTTTATCATCACGGGAAAATCAAAAAGATTATTGTGAGTGGAGAGAAAAGTAAGGGGTATAATGAGCCGGGTGCCATGAAAAATTATCTGGTTAACCAGGAAGGTGTTCCGGAAGATATTATTGTAGAAGATCCGAAAGGTTTTAATACCTATAAAAGTATTCTCCGTTGTAAGGATGTTTATAAAAAGAAAAATGTCATTATTGTTTCTCAGGGATACCACAATCTAAGGGCATTGTTTTTTGCCAGAAATAATGATATGAATGCGTTGGGATTTGATGCGCAGGATGTCACAAAACCGGAGAGTTTTTACAGAAATCAGACGAGGGAAATCCTCGCCCGTGTGATTGCTGTAGTCTATTTTATTTTAGGTGTTTCTCCGGATTAG
- a CDS encoding ferredoxin--NADP reductase — MEQQIYKGKLIQFHPLKIAKKEELTKNTFSLEFDIPENLKENFRFEAGQFVSIRFQSHGEEVINDYSMTSAPYEGKICLGIKINSAEGATSQLFQNYNTGDELWVSEPAGRFTIVSKPSEFRTIVAFSAGIGITPILSHFKNILHNEPRTRLFLFFGNKSSEDLVYREQLDNLARTCGDRLQIFYFFSQEKTADQFFYGRLDEKKLHLIINQILHLDDTDEESTIWDAVDEVLICGKGEMIKTLANACYHHGIPKKNIHFELFEEFNDDIYPVEKEFPLIENIEVEFTMLGKKYTTHLADNKDKILQQLLIQKFPVPYSCKSGICGSCECSLEEGEVELLENEYLTEKEEKQGRILACMSIVKSKKIKLNFDLS; from the coding sequence ATGGAACAACAAATCTATAAAGGGAAACTGATACAGTTTCATCCGTTAAAAATAGCGAAAAAGGAAGAGCTGACCAAAAATACTTTTTCTCTGGAGTTTGATATTCCTGAGAATTTAAAGGAAAATTTCAGGTTTGAAGCAGGACAGTTCGTCAGCATACGATTTCAATCCCATGGGGAAGAGGTTATTAATGATTATTCAATGACTTCAGCCCCTTATGAAGGTAAAATCTGTCTGGGGATCAAAATAAATTCTGCTGAAGGAGCAACCTCTCAGTTATTTCAAAACTATAATACAGGTGATGAACTGTGGGTGAGTGAACCTGCAGGGAGATTTACCATTGTATCTAAACCCAGTGAATTCAGGACTATTGTAGCTTTTTCTGCGGGGATAGGAATTACTCCTATTTTGAGTCACTTTAAAAATATTCTTCACAACGAACCCAGAACAAGATTGTTTTTGTTTTTTGGAAATAAAAGTTCAGAAGATCTGGTTTATCGTGAGCAGTTGGATAATCTTGCCAGAACATGTGGTGACAGACTTCAGATATTTTATTTTTTCTCACAGGAAAAAACTGCAGATCAGTTTTTCTACGGTAGGCTGGACGAGAAAAAATTACATCTTATCATCAATCAGATCCTTCATTTGGATGATACAGATGAAGAATCTACCATTTGGGATGCTGTAGATGAAGTATTGATCTGTGGAAAAGGAGAAATGATCAAGACATTGGCCAATGCATGCTATCACCACGGAATTCCGAAAAAGAATATCCATTTTGAACTTTTTGAAGAATTTAATGATGATATTTATCCTGTAGAAAAAGAATTTCCTCTGATTGAAAATATAGAAGTGGAATTTACCATGCTGGGAAAAAAATATACGACACATCTTGCTGATAATAAGGATAAAATCCTTCAACAGCTTCTTATTCAGAAATTTCCGGTTCCTTATTCATGTAAGTCAGGAATCTGTGGAAGTTGTGAATGTTCTTTAGAGGAAGGAGAGGTGGAACTGTTGGAAAATGAGTATCTTACCGAAAAAGAAGAAAAACAGGGACGTATATTGGCTTGCATGTCTATAGTGAAAAGTAAAAAAATAAAGCTTAACTTTGATCTTAGTTGA